One part of the Triplophysa dalaica isolate WHDGS20190420 chromosome 25, ASM1584641v1, whole genome shotgun sequence genome encodes these proteins:
- the mllt11 gene encoding protein AF1q → MLDKTSTQFGSFLFWRQPIPSLDLSELEDLGISMAKSKDGKNSSKRPAQEEEDSEFLKYSTFNYWKEPIATIETLDFNLLL, encoded by the coding sequence ATGTTAGACAAAACAAGCACCCAGTTCGGCTCCTTCCTGTTTTGGAGGCAGCCCATCCCATCACTGGACCTGTCGGAGTTGGAAGACCTCGGCATTTCTATGGCCAAGTCAAAGGACGGGAAGAACTCCTCAAAACGTCCAGCACAGGAGGAGGAAGATTCGGAGTTTCTGAAGTACTCCACATTTAACTACTGGAAGGAGCCCATTGCTACCATTGAGACCTTAGATTTCAATCTGCtgttataa
- the gabpb2a gene encoding GA-binding protein subunit beta-2a, whose protein sequence is MSLVDLGKRLLEAARNGHDDEVRTLMANGAPFTTDWLGTSPLHLAAQHGHYSTAEVLLRAGVSRDARTKVDRTPLHMAATEGHEVIVELLIKSGADINAKDMLKMTALHWAAQHGHHSVAKLLIKHGADVHTLSKFDKSAFDIAVDIQHGELVHLLQEGMQNQVNRNAEMSITNGGGAQQFIIQGVPNIQGGVVNLADFIKSSSGDTEEAMAVSALDSGIQQVVNESGQRVITILTDQHGNLQTNGLGQPFFVTMQDGRQVLAVSTNQIAEEVVEDSEPPARKRKIEESSNHTDAGETEHLQWQLQEANRKAQSYRQQLLRKEQEAEEYRMKLEAMSNGQTNGNSDLTQEQVVFVQEEVGIEEATEGEEEVVMFSEGGVVIKTEEIDSSDEQITLVEATSGHTEVIS, encoded by the exons ATGTCATTGGTGGATTTGGGAAAGCGTCTTTTAGAAGCAGCTCGCAATGGTCATGATGATGAAGTCCGAACGCTGATGGCCAATGGGGCTCCATTCACTACTGACTGG CTTGGAACTTCTCCGTTGCATTTAGCTGCTCAGCATGGCCATTACTCCACCGCAGAAGTTTTGCTTAGAGCGGGTGTCAGCAGAGATGCCCGAACAAAAGTAGACCGGACCCCACTGCACATGGCGGCCACAGAGGGCCATGAAGTCATTGTTGAGTTATTAATCAAG agTGGAGCGGATATCAATGCAAAAGACATGTTGAAGATGACCGCCCTCCACTGGGCCGCCCAGCACGGTCACCACAGCGTTGCCAAGCTATTGATCAAGCATGGCGCTGATGTTCACACCCTCAGCAAATTTGACAAGTCAGCCTTTGATATCGCAGTCGACATACAACATGGCGAACTTGTGCACCTATTACAG GAGGGAATGCAGAATCAGGTAAACAGAAATGCTGAAATGTCAATCACCAATGGCGGCGGCGCACAGCAGTTCATCATCCAGGGCGTTCCCAACATTCAAGGGGGAGTCGTCAACCTCGCCGACTTCATCAAAAGCAGCTCAG GTGACACAGAGGAGGCTATGGCTGTTAGCGCGTTGGACTCTGGAATCCAGCAAGTGGTGAATGAATCTGGTCAGAGGGTTATAACTATATTAACAGATCAACACGGAAACCTACAAACCAATGGACTTGGTCAGCCTTTCTTTGTCACGATGCAAGATGGACGACAAG TATTGGCAGTTTCAaccaatcaaattgcagaggAAGTGGTGGAGGACTCTGAACCTCCTGCCCGTAAAAGGAAAATTGAGGAATCATCCAATCACACAGATGCTGGTGAAACG GAGCATCTCCAGTGGCAGTTACAAGAAGCCAACAGGAAAGCTCAATCCTATCGACAACAGCTACTTCGCAAAGAGCAGGAAGCTGAAGAGTACCGCATGAAACTGGAGGCCATGTCTAATGGACAGACCAACGGCAACTCTGATCTGACGCAGGAGCAGGTCGTGTTTGTACAGGAAGAGGTGGGTATAGAGGAAGCGACTGAGGGAGAGGAGGAAGTCGTCATGTTTTCAGAAGGTGGCGTCGTCATTAAAACAGAAGAGATCGATTCCTCTGATGAGCAGATAACTCTGGTGGAAGCCACATCAGGTCACACAGAAGTCATATCATAG